A stretch of the Porifericola rhodea genome encodes the following:
- a CDS encoding ABC transporter ATP-binding protein: MERENVHLWTREQAEKDQDKVLVKARHFRKGFGDTEILSDVSFDLKEGENMVVLGKSGTGKSVLIKSMVGLHKPDGGELNVLGQDLKDMEGEDLRELRRKVGYLFQGGALYDSMTVRDNMRFPLERQVERKPEDEIEELVEEGLKSVGLLDAIDKMPAELSGGMQKRIALARTLILRPKIMLYDEPTTGLDPVTSKEISKLLMEMRDRYNITSIIVTHDISSAQLTADRIHILRDGTLDIQGSFDELANSDDEWVRAFFE; this comes from the coding sequence ATGGAGCGAGAGAATGTACACTTATGGACCAGAGAGCAGGCTGAGAAAGATCAAGACAAAGTATTGGTAAAAGCTCGCCACTTCAGGAAAGGATTTGGGGATACGGAAATACTCAGCGATGTCAGTTTTGACCTAAAAGAAGGAGAAAACATGGTAGTGCTGGGTAAATCTGGTACCGGCAAATCAGTACTCATCAAAAGTATGGTAGGCTTGCATAAGCCTGATGGAGGCGAACTGAATGTGCTGGGGCAGGACCTGAAAGATATGGAAGGGGAGGACCTCAGAGAATTGAGAAGAAAAGTAGGCTATCTTTTTCAGGGTGGAGCCTTGTACGACTCTATGACCGTGCGAGATAACATGCGTTTTCCGCTAGAGCGACAAGTAGAGCGCAAACCTGAAGATGAAATAGAAGAGCTGGTAGAAGAAGGTCTTAAAAGCGTAGGATTATTAGATGCTATTGATAAAATGCCGGCTGAACTTTCAGGAGGAATGCAGAAAAGAATAGCCCTGGCAAGGACACTGATACTTCGTCCTAAAATTATGCTCTACGATGAACCTACTACAGGTTTGGACCCGGTTACTTCTAAAGAAATCAGTAAGCTGCTGATGGAAATGAGAGATCGGTACAATATCACTTCTATCATTGTAACGCACGATATCAGTAGTGCTCAGCTTACAGCCGACAGAATCCATATTCTCCGAGATGGAACCCTGGATATACAAGGAAGCTTTGACGAACTAGCCAATTCCGATGATGAGTGGGTTCGTGCATTTTTTGAATGA